The Acidimicrobiales bacterium genomic interval GTGGGCGAGCGACCGGTGGAGCACGACGGCCTGGCCCGGCCGGCACCGCACCTCGGCGACGCCGCCCGGCGCGTCGAGGCAGAACGGCCAGGACGCGTCGGCGGGGTGGCGGTCGACGGCCAGCGAGACCGTCACCTCGCACTGCGGCCGGTCGTGGTGGCGGGCCAGCGTGGCCCCCTCCTCGTAGGCGCACACGAACGAGTAGGAGGGCCGCAGCGGCCGGCCGGCGAGCGCGGCGACCGTCGCCGTCAGCTCCCGGTGGAAGGCGAGGGCGACGGGGTCGTCGGCGACGCTGCGGCGCCGGTCGACCTGGGCGTCGCCGAGCGCCCACCCGCCGCCCTCGGCCAGCCGGCGGTACCGCCGGCCGAGCGCGGCCACGTGGGCCGGCGGCACGAGGTCGTCCACCGTGCACCATCCCTCGGCGGCGAAGCGCCGGGCCGCCTCGTCGAGCGCGCGCCGGCGCCCGGCGACGCCGTCCTCGGCACCGCGAGCGGGCGCGGTCGCGGTCGCCGCCTCGCCGTGGCCGAGCCAGACCGGCCACCGGCACCCGGTGGCGAGGTCGACCGCCGAGGCCCGCCGGCAGCCCTGCTCGAACGCCGGCGCCGACCAGGCCGGCGCCACCGGCTCGCGGGGGTCGACCGCCAGCCAGGGCCCGGTCGGCCCGAGGTCGGCGAGGAAGACGGCGAACGGCACGGTCGGGACCCCCGGCACAACCCGACGGTACCGTTCGATCGGCACTCTTGACGCACACCGGACGCGCTGGTTGGCTGGTCCCACGGACACCATCTACGTCCAGGTGCCGGCCTACCGCGACCCGGAGCTCGGGCCGACCCTCCTCGACCTCTACGCCAAGGCGGCGCACCCGGGCCGGCTGCGCACGTGCGTCCTCTGGCAGCGCGACGACGAGGAGCTGCCTGACGAGGTGCGCCGGCTGCCCGGGCTCGAGCTGATCGAGGCGTCCTACCGGGAGAGCCGGTCGGCGAACTGGGCGAGGAGCATCCTCCAGCAGCGCTGGGACGGCGAGCCGTTCACGATGCTCATCGACTCCACCACCGCTTCGTGCCCGGCTGGGACACCGCCCTCGTGGCCATGTACCGGCAGTGTCTGGCCCGGTCGCCGAAGCCGCTGCTGACCGCCTACCTCCCGGCCTACACCCCGGCCATCGACCCCCTCGGCCGCCAGCAGGCGCCGACCCGGATCTACCCCTTGGAGCGGGAGGACGGGGTGCTCGCCCGCCTGACCAGCTACCCCCTGCCGTTCTGGTCCCGGCTCGACGAGCCGGCGGCCGGCGACTTCCTGTCGCTGCACTTCGTCTTCGCGGCCGGGGCCCTCAACGCCGAGGTCCGCTTCGACCCCGACATGTACTACCTGCGCGACGAGGTGGTCACGT includes:
- a CDS encoding GlcNAc-transferase family protein, with translation MPGWDTALVAMYRQCLARSPKPLLTAYLPAYTPAIDPLGRQQAPTRIYPLEREDGVLARLTSYPLPFWSRLDEPAAGDFLSLHFVFAAGALNAEVRFDPDMYYLRDEVVTSTQAFTWGYDFFHPHRVVGWHCYDRGSRVPHWVDHEDWHVGHAAALDRMRDLFLGAAEPPPGYLGPVRSIADYEARTMTPLVAT
- a CDS encoding GlcNAc-transferase family protein, yielding MAGPTDTIYVQVPAYRDPELGPTLLDLYAKAAHPGRLRTCVLWQRDDEELPDEVRRLPGLELIEASYRESRSANWARSILQQRWDGEPFTMLIDSTTASCPAGTPPSWPCTGSVWPGRRSRC